The Rhodothermales bacterium genome segment ACAGCCGCTTGCCGAGCGACGGCGCCTCGCGATCGTCCAGGAACGGGTACCACCCGCTCATGCCGCCGGTGTAGACGATCCGGAAGGTGCCGTCGCGCGGGGGCGCCATGTCGGCCCGGTTCAACGGCCGCGCGCCCCGGCGGATGAGGCGTAACTTGGCCCGGTGCTTTTCCGGCTGCCGCGCCGCGATGCGTTCGACATTCCGTTTGGAGACATAAATCAGCGCATCGGCCTGGCGGACGAACCGGTTTTCAAGCCAGTTCGCCAGCGCGTAATGCAGCCGGGTCGGGTGGCTCGGGTTCATGTCCGAACAGGTGATGCTGTCGTTCAGGTTAAACACCAGCGGAAGCCCTGTGAGGCGCTTGAGCAGCAGGCCGAGGATGCCGCTGGAATAGGGCATCATGAAGACGAGGATCGCGTCCGGCCGGCGCTTGCGGAGTTGCCGGCGCGCCTCGAACAGGGCCGGCACGATCCAGAAGATGAAGGCATCGGGCCACACGAACAGGTCGATCAGCTTGCCGAGCCGCAGCCGTTTGAGCCACCGGAAGGCGCGCTCCGGCGTGGCCGGCGGCACCCGGTGGATCTCGATGTTTTTCCCCACCCGCGGATCCTTCGCGGCCGTGATCGCCGTGATGTCCCAACTCGCCTCCAGGTGCTCGAGCATGTTCTTGACACGGGAGGTCAGCGGGTACGTTTCAGGCGGAAATCGATAGGAGATGCAGAGCAAGTGCCTATTCATCCTCATCGCCCACCCATTTTTTCACCGTCCCGCGCGACCGTTCGAAGGGCATGGACGCAATTTGGTACGCCCGCATCCGCCGGTGCCGCCAGCGTTGAACCTGACAGTAGGCGAGCCTGGCCTGGAGCGACAGGTGCGCGCTTCCCGCCAGCCGCTCCCCGGTCAGGGTATACCCCATCTCCTCCATCAGAGGTCCGCACACGGCTTCCACGAGGGCGATCTCGCTTGTCGCCAGCCCACCCCGCCACTTATCCACGCTGGCCGTGGAGATCGGCTGTGTCAGGGTATTGACGCCGCCCAGTTCGGCGGACGCCGGGTGGATGTTGGTTTCGGACTCGCGGTAGAAGTCCAGCATCGCCGGCTCGAACGACTCGCCCAGGAATTCGCACATCCGCCGCGCGGTGTCCTCGACGCCGGCGACGAGGTCCTCGTATCGGATCGTCATCACGAGCGACGCCGGCACCGCCCGCTTCAGCAGCCCGTACCCGTCCTTCACCGACAGGTACCAGTTGAAGGCATTTAACACGCTGTCGTTCAAAAACCGGGCGAATCGGTTCATGGAATAAACGACGGCGCGTGGATCGCGGACGATGTGGATGAACCGCGCCTCGGGGTACAGCGCGTGGATGTAATCGACGTAAAAGAGGTTTTTGGGCGTTTTTTCGCCCCAGCGCTCTTTGCCTTGTTCCGTCAACCAGGCGGCCATCACGCTGTCAAGCGCGGCCCGAAGATCGGTCGGGTGCGCCTTCAGGATGGAGGCCTCGAGCGCGGCCACATCCACCCGGGTGAAGATGTGGTGCTTCTTCGTCAGGAAGGCGTGCAGGAAGTCGCGCTGGGTCGCGGCGGTGAGCCGGCCCCGGGCCGACGCCGTAAGCGCGCCCTTTTGCATGGCCTGCGTAAAAAAAGCCAGCTCCTTGGGCACGCCGATGCGCGAGTGCGCATTGAGCAGCAGCCGGAGCATGGTGGTGCCCGAGCGGCTCGCGCCGACAATAAAAAATGGCGTGGGTGTAGCGGACATGATGCGGGGTCGCAAGCGTTAGCGGCGGAGATCCGCCTTTTCAACGTGCCGGCCGCTGAGGTGAGTCACAAAGGCCTTTGACGCCTCCCGGACACTCCGGGCCAACCGGCGCGGCATGCGGCTCACATGGTACCAGCCGTCGAGCAGCCGATTCAGGACGCCCCACGGCAGGCGGGCGCCGCCATGGGTTTCTCGCTCGTACCCGAGCGAGGTCAATTCGTCGCCGGCGAGCCAGTCGAAGCGCTCGCGCTGAAAACGAGACCAGGACGTCCACCGGGCGCCGGCGTCGAAATTAGCGGGCTTCTCCTTCGGCTTCCAGGTAAGGGCTTCGCCCTCCTTCGACTCGAACGAGGAGCCGTAAATGGGGGTCTGGCCGGCCTTCTCGAAGTCGTAGCGGTTTGCGTCCAGCTCCAGAAACGTGAAGATATCCTGCAGGCTGGCGGACGTCTCGGCGCTCAGCCGCTCGTATTGCACCACCTGGAAACGAAACGCGGCGCTGTCGCCCCGTTCGCGGAAGCGGGCGATGGCGCGCGCGGCGGCAGCCCACTCGCGGGTGGCGGTCTCGAACTTCCAGCCGAAGCCGGACATGCCCGAGGCGACGACCGATCGGCCGTCCCGCACGATCACGAGCAGCGGCGAGTGCCGGAAGTAACGGGCAAACAGGTTCAGGTTGGCGACGCTGGGCGTTTTGGTAACGATCCGGCGCGCGCCGGAGAGCGACTTCAGGAACGCCGCCGCGCCGAGCCCGAGGCGGTCCGCCAGCGCCTGGACGAACCCCTCGTCGGCCCCCCAGTGCCCCCACTGCCAGCGGAGCCGGCCGACATACCGGTTCAGGCCCTCGATGTGGTGGAGCAGATAGTCTTCACGGACCGGCGTCGTGTTGATCGCCCCGCAGTCCGGATGCTGACACAACAGCCGGTGCAGGAAATTTGTCCCACTCCGCGGCATGATACCCACGATAAAGATGGGCTCGCGACGCCAGTCGACCGACGAGCCCGCCGCCAGCGCTTCCGATGTTTCGTTATGGATGGGCGCTTCGACCATTCCGAGTAGGGGTTGTTGTATGAGGGAATCGATCGTCAGGCTATGCTAGTTAAGCTAAACCGTGTACCCGAGCGCTTCCGCCACGGGCTGCACGATCGGCCGGACTTCCGCGCGCAGCGCGTCGGTCCACTCGAAATCGAGCCCATCGAAGTGTGCCTGCGCGTTCAGCTGTTTGCCTGTCACGGCCCGTATGGCCCCTTCGTCGGGACACGGGACGCCGACGAATGCAAACAGCTTCCTGTAGATCTCCATGTCGTTACTGAAGAATGCGCGTGCGGGCAGATCGAGCCGCCGTTCTTCAGGCAGGGTATCAAAAAAAGCCCGCGCGTACCCGTTGATGCGCGCCCAGCGCCAGGCTTCACGCTGGAGATTCGAGTACGAATCCCAGGCGGCATACGCCGGATCGTCCGTCCGCGGGTGGATGCGGGCGAAATTCCACGCCATGTTGCCTCCCTGGTAGGCGCCGCGCTGCATGCCCGACCGGATGACCTGGTAGGGATCGCGGTGGGAAAAGATAAACCGGCTATCCGGAAACGCCGCCGCGAAGGCTGGCGCCATGTAGGTGATCCGGTTGTTGGATTCGACGTAGACGCGCCCTTCGGCGCTGGCCTCGAGCACGAAGTCGTCCCGAACGGCAAGCGCAAACGGCTGCCAGCGTTCCATCCAGCCCTCCTGTTCGTCCATGAACGCCTCGTAGGAGGCGCGCACCAGGCGCGGCGCCGGCTCGTGTTGCGCCAGCACCTGCGGCGATAGGCTCAGCATCGACGCCATCGTCTGCGTCCCCGTCCGCCCCGTCGATAACGCAAAAACGCAGGGGAAGCCGTTCCACGCGCGCTCGTACGCCTTGCCTAGCGTGAGCTGCAACTCCTTCTTCTTAGCGATGCGCCCGCGTTCGAGATACCGTTTCAGCTTGCGGTGCATCCGCGAGAGCGCCGCGTCGGCCTGCGTTACGATGGCTGTGGCTATACTCATGACCTCCGAATTTTACCTTTTTGCCTTCTTCCTTTTGCCTTCTTCAAACGCCGCCGGGTTACTTCCTTTTGCCTTCTTCAAACGCCGCCGGGTTACGCTGCGCTAACCCGGCCTACGGGTTGTTAAAATGCCATTGCCATCAACAATCGGCTAACCCGGCCTACGGGCTCATTTTTAATGTTTAATCTTGGATTTTTAATTTTTTATCACGCTTCGATGGCTTGCTGGAACTGGATCGAATGAAACTCCCAGAGTTTGCCTTTTTTCCGGAGCAATTCGCTATAGGGCCCTTGTTCGACGATGCGGCCCTTTTCGACGACCACGACCCAGTCGGCGTTTTCGACGGTGGATAGCCGGTGGGCGATCGCGATGACGGTCCGGCCGCGCATGAGGCGTTCGAGGGATTGCTGGACAAGTTTTTCGGAGACGCTGTCGAGCGCGCTCGTGGCCTCGTCGAGGATGAGGATGTCCGGGTCCCGGAGGATGGCGCGGGCGATGGCGATGCGCTGGCGCTGGCCGCCGGAGAGGCGCATGCCGCTATCGCCGAGGACAGTGTCGAGCCCGGCCGGCATGTCCGCGATGAACTCCAGCGCGTTCGCCTGACCGGCGACCTCAAGGATCCGCTCGTCCGGGATGTCGCCAAGGCCGTACGCGATGTTGGCGCGGATGGAGTCGTTGAAGATGAAGGTGCTCTGGCTGACGACGGCGATCTTCTCGCGGAGGGACCGGGAGTTCACGTCGCGCAGGTCCACGCCATCCCACAACACGCGGCCCTGTGTGGGGTCGTAGAAGCGCGGGATGAGATCGACGAGGGTCGATTTGCCGGCGCCGGACGTGCCCACGATGGCCGTCGTTCGGGCGCGCTCGATGCGGACGTTGATGTCCTGCAGCACCTCGCTGTCGCTGTCGTACCCGAAAGACACGTTTTCGAATACGATGCCTTCCTTCAGCGATTGGATGGTGCCCTTCCCCTCGACGAGGTACGGCTTGTTGTCGGTCCGGAGCAACTCCGCCACGTTGATGAGCGACCCATGGAGGCTAGCCCAGGTGCCGCGGTTTTTGTTCAACTCGGTGATGAGCGGCATCATGCGCACCAGCGCGAAGACGAAGGCGAGCAGCAGTGCGACATCCAGTTTACCTGGCAATACATAATATTGCGTGGCGACGAGGATGATGACGATAAGTAACGTGCTAATGACGCCCTGCGAGATCGGGGTGACCTTGAGGCGCTCGTACCCGTTGCGGATCATCGCCTTCGCGAGCCGATTGATGGCTTTGTTGACCCGCCGGCGCTCGAAGTCCTGCGTGTTGTAGGCCGCGATCGTCCGCACCCCGCCGATCAACTCCGTCAGCGTGGAGGTGAACACCCCGCTGGCCGAGGTGACCCGCTCGCCACCCTTCTTGATGCGCTTAAAAAACCGCCCGAGGGACAACGAGAGGCCGCCGAAACAGACCAGGATGATCAGCGACAGCTGCCACGAGACGTAGAACATCAGGCCGACATACACCAGCATCAACGCACCACGGATGATGAAGACGTTGATAGCCTGGAGCGACTGGATGACGCGGCTGATCTCGGTCGTGAGGCTGTTGATGATCTCGCCGGCGCGCGTCTTCGAGAAATACCGCAGCGAGACGGACAACAGCTGGTCGATGATCCGCGCCCGCATCCCCTCGACATATCGAACCCGCGCGATCGTGGCATAATACTCCGACAGAAACCCGAATATCGCCCGCAACCACGACGCGACGAGGATGATACCACAGATCCGGTACATGCGTTCGAGTTGCGTCCCATCCACATGCAATACCCAGGTATCGAACCACAGCCACCCCGTCTGGAACGTCTCCACATCCGTATCTGCGATGTTGCGCAGAAACGGAATCAACATGCCGATGCTGGCGCCCTCGAAAACGGCCGTGAGGAGCGCAAACAGGCACGTCAGAAACAGAAAGTACCAGTGCTCACGAAAGATGCCCAGAAGAATGCGGACCTCTCGGCTCAATCGTTTGCTAATAAATGAAATCATGAGATAGTGGTTGGCATGTTGGCGGGCATGTCCCGAGGGACGGCGGCTCTAGCCGACGGACTCGAAGGGTCGCAGGTTAGCAAGTTGGTAGATTCCAAGGCTACAGTGGATGATCACATCCCATAAAAACCTGTAACCTGTAACCTGTCAACGTGCAACTATACATTCCCAATACGGATGATCAGCAGCACCAGCGCGGAGGCGGCGCCGATGCCCGAGAGGATGGTGCTCAGACCAAAACGTTGCTTCGATTCGGTTTCCAAATACACGATGTCGCCCGCCTGGAGCGCCGGGTAGGCGGTGCCCTCGGAAAGCATCTTCTTCACATCGGCCGAATAAATTTCGTTACGCCGGCTGACGGTGCCCCTGTACACGTGGATGAACACCTTTTCCTTCGTCTGCGAGTTGCTCTGGCCAATGTTGGGGACCTGGGCCGCCGTCAGCAACTCGAGAAAATCGACATCCGACTCCACCTTCCAGATGCCCGGGGAGGACACCGCGCCCCAGAGATAGATCATCATGGTCGGCCGGCCCGGACGCGAAAAGTCCACGATGCGCTCCTCGGGCTGCGCCATACACAGCGAACTCGTGAAGGCCAGGACGACAAAACCAAGTACTACGCTTTTTGACAGAAAACGCGGCATCAATACACGGGAGGAAGAGATCATGGAATATCACCGGGGGGATAAATCGTGGGATCAGTCGAATAGGGCTGCATAGAGGTCGTCGGGGCACGACGACACCTCTACGGTCGATCCGGCGGAGGCGGTTACGAGAAAATATCCGCTAAAATAACACGGCGATTAAGAAGAAGGCTCCGACCCCTGGCAGACCAGCGACCGGAGCCCTCCTTCGGCTTGCAGTGTGTTGGGGGCCAGCGGCTTACGCTCTGGTTCCGCTCGGAACGGGTTGGTCGTAGCTGTAGGAGCTATCGTACCCGTAGATGTAGTATCCTTTCATGCCGGCGCGGCGCGCGTCGAACCGGTTGAGGATCACGCCGGCGACAGTCACGCCGACCGCTTCCAGCGTCTGACGCGTCACAGTCAGCGCCTGCTGGTCCGTGGCGTCGGCGTTTACGACAACGATCGTCGCGTCGCAGATCGTCGACAGCACGACCGCGTCGGTCACGGCCAGCACTGGCGGCGAATCCACGATGATGGTATCGAACATTTCGCGCAGGCTATTAATGCCGTCTTTCAAAAGAGACGAGCCGACAAGTTCGGACGGACGGTTCGAGGTGGTGCCGGCCGGGATAAAGTGGAGGTACGGGATCGTGGTCTCGAACTCCTCCAGCAAAAACTCTCCGGGATGGGTGAGCAGGTCGACAAACCCCGGCGCGCGGTCGCGGCCCATGAGCTTGTGGCACGAGGGCCGGCGCAGGTCCAGGTCGATCAGCAACGTCCGTCGGCCGCTTTCCGCCATAGCGATGGCGAGGTTGACGGAGGTGACGCTTTTGCCGTCGCCGGCTTCGGGGCTCGTAATGAGCACCACCTGCGGCGGGTTGTCCTCGAACAAGAAGTCGATGTTCGTCCGCGTCAGCCGGTAGTTCTCGGCGATCGACGAGCCCGGTTGGAGCGCGGTAACCAGGTGGGCGTTCAGCTGAGCGCCGTTGTATTCGACGAGTTCGCTGCCGCCGTGGCTCTCCTTGATGTCCCGATGCATCTCCGGAATCACGCCGACCAGCTGGAAGCCCATGTCCCGCACGTCGGCAGGCCGCGCCACGCGGCGGTCCACCGCCTTGCGCACGAACGCCATGCCGGTGCCGAAACCGAGCCCGAGCAACAGGCCCAGGACGAGGCTCTGCGTGAGGTCGTTGCCGACAGGCAGGGGCTGCTGAGCTTCGCGGATGATGGAGACGTTCCCGATGTCGGACTGTTCGGCGATTTCGGCCTGCTGGAGCTCCTGTTGGAGTGTTTTGTATCCCTGCTCCACCACGGCGCGCTCCCGTTCGAGCTGCTGGCGCTCCAGCGTCATCGTCGGGATGGTACGCAGCTTCTTCTCGGCCTCGTTCACCCGCCGGCTCAACGCGTTCACGTTAAACGTGAGTTCGTTGATCGCCATGTCCTTCTCGAGGATCTGGGCCCGGAGCTGCGTGGCGTAGCTGAGGGGCTCGACTGTGCCGCGGGTTGTCGCGGTGCCGGCACTCAGCGTCTCGCTCACAAGCTGGTACGCCAGCGCATTTTTGCGCTCCTCGAGGTTCTTGATGCCGACGATGAGTTCGTTGAGTTCGGGGACTTCACTCTCCCGCCCGCGACGCGTCGGATCGTAGATGTAGTACTCTTCGGCCTTCATTTTCTCCTCGGCGATCCGTTCCTGAAGCGCCTGAATTTCCGAATCGATGCCCGAGCTGACCTGGCTGACCAGGTTCGGCGCGACGCGTTCGTACTCCTTCGCCAGATGCTCACGCGTCCGCTGCTCCGCCTGCAACTCCAACTCCTTCGTCTCCAGATCGGAGGTCAACGTCGCGTACTGGGTGAGAAACACCTCCCCCGTCGTGCCACCCGAAATCGCCTCGCTGCTGCTGAACATGGCCTCCCAGCGGTAATCCAACGCCGCCAGCTCCTCGCGGCGTTTGGCGAGCAGCTCCTGGACGAACTGGCGCGCCTGCACCAGGCGGGCGCGGCTGCGTTCCTTGTCCATCAGCTGGTATTCCTGCGCATAGAGATTGGCGAGGCGGACCGACTCGACCTGCGATGGGCTCAGCGCCTTGATGGTGATCATGTTCTGCTCGGACGGCAGGAACAGCACGCGGACGCGGATCCGCAGGGCGATCTCCTCGAGTGTGAGCGGCGGGCTGCCCTCCGGAGCGCTCAGCACGGAGAAGTAGGCGTTCGAGCCCAGGGCATCGGCCACTTCGATGAGCCGCTGCGCCACGCGCCGGCTCAGCTCGCCCGAGTTGTTGAGGAAGCTCAGCTCGTCCGCCTGGGAGTTCACGCTGACGCTGTAGGTGGACAGGCGGTCGGTCGGCGACGCGGCCGAGCTACCCGAGGCGATGGACACCAGGCTGGACGCCTCGAACAGGGGCGTCTCGGTATATTTATAGGCGACGATGCCGGCCGAAATCAGCATACAGGTCACCAGGATAATCCACTTACCCTGGAGGATCGTATTCCAGATCTCGCCGAGATCGATCGACGTCTTCTCAGGCGCCGCCATCTGCGGAAAAACCGCGCCGTTTGCGCCGGGCCTTTCGGCCGGTAACATCGACGGCGGTACGCGTCTTTTTTTCTCTAATTGATTCATATTCTTGGACGAAACCCCGAGGGGGGGATATACATGTGGTAGCTCTCCTTTCGGATTCGTACGCTGGGTCGGCGACGCCGGGGGGTTTTTCCCCGAGATGATCACGCGCCAGGCCTTCCGTAGGTCGCACCGATGCTCGAGCATGTACTCGGTTTGTCCGAAGCGCCGGCCATCGAGGCACCGTGACCCCGACGACCGGTTGGTAACATCCGTTCGCTCAACTGGCCCCGTGGCCCGTCAATACGACCGGGATGGTTTTGAGGAGGATGTAGTAATCGAGCGACAGCGTCCATTCCTTTCGATAATTGACGTCGATTACGACACGCTCGCCAAAGCTAAGTTGATTGCGACCCGACACCTGCCAGAGCCCGGTAAGCCCGGGGTTGCACGCCAGCACCACGCGTTCCTTACCCAACATCTGAGGTGTTTCGGATGGAATGTACGCGCGCGGGCCGACGAGGCTCATATCGCCTGTTAATACGTTCCAGAGCTGAGGCAGCTCATCTAGACTGTATCGGCGAAGGACCTTGCCGATTGAAGTCACCCGCGGATCGTCACGCAGTTTGTGGTAGATTTCGTATTCCTGTCGTTGCACCGGGTCGTTTCGCAGAATCTCTTTCAGTTTCTCTTCGGCGTCCACGTGCATCGTGCGAAACTTGATAACGCCAAACGTGCGCTTTTTGTGGCCGAGGCGCTGCTGGACAAAAAAGAGCGGCCCGGGGCTCGTGATCTTGGTCATCAGCGCGACCGCCAGGAAGAGCGGCGCGAAGGCGATCAGCATGCCGCTGGCGAAGGTGATGTCCATGCTGCGCTTGATGATACGCTGGAAATACGCCAGCTCCCTCGGCTCCCAGGTCTCGACATAACTCTCGATATCCCGGGCGTCGACCAGCACCGGGTGGTCCGGCGTATCGCCGCGGACGACGAAGATCTGATCGAAGATCGACAGGGCCTTGAGGGTCCGCAGGTACATGGTCTCTTCGGCGCTGTCCAGCGCAAGCACCACGAACGGGATCCGATGCGTCTGCGCGAGGGTCCGGTAGAGGCGCGTGCTAGACAGGGTCGGGATGCCCATGTACTGGCCGTTTTCGATGTCGTCCTGCAAGAGCGCCACGGGTTTGACGCCCAGCTCAGGC includes the following:
- a CDS encoding exopolysaccharide biosynthesis polyprenyl glycosylphosphotransferase, with translation MKGYADNMYTSSLAAPTVTETGAVRTIAQQQTRLSTSKRLTQLTLVMADVVSLCTVVNALLVASKLTGLALPEPFLLIPAFSLFLVAYAAGSLYQPFALQPQQELAGLTKASVLVFLGLMLPASFVAPSARSLFLLIGVAGPLLILFVPFMRVLTRIMFSRASWWGLSALVIGRGVAGREAVKLLRRSPELGVKPVALLQDDIENGQYMGIPTLSSTRLYRTLAQTHRIPFVVLALDSAEETMYLRTLKALSIFDQIFVVRGDTPDHPVLVDARDIESYVETWEPRELAYFQRIIKRSMDITFASGMLIAFAPLFLAVALMTKITSPGPLFFVQQRLGHKKRTFGVIKFRTMHVDAEEKLKEILRNDPVQRQEYEIYHKLRDDPRVTSIGKVLRRYSLDELPQLWNVLTGDMSLVGPRAYIPSETPQMLGKERVVLACNPGLTGLWQVSGRNQLSFGERVVIDVNYRKEWTLSLDYYILLKTIPVVLTGHGAS
- a CDS encoding sulfotransferase, which encodes MVEAPIHNETSEALAAGSSVDWRREPIFIVGIMPRSGTNFLHRLLCQHPDCGAINTTPVREDYLLHHIEGLNRYVGRLRWQWGHWGADEGFVQALADRLGLGAAAFLKSLSGARRIVTKTPSVANLNLFARYFRHSPLLVIVRDGRSVVASGMSGFGWKFETATREWAAAARAIARFRERGDSAAFRFQVVQYERLSAETSASLQDIFTFLELDANRYDFEKAGQTPIYGSSFESKEGEALTWKPKEKPANFDAGARWTSWSRFQRERFDWLAGDELTSLGYERETHGGARLPWGVLNRLLDGWYHVSRMPRRLARSVREASKAFVTHLSGRHVEKADLRR
- a CDS encoding glycosyltransferase produces the protein MLCISYRFPPETYPLTSRVKNMLEHLEASWDITAITAAKDPRVGKNIEIHRVPPATPERAFRWLKRLRLGKLIDLFVWPDAFIFWIVPALFEARRQLRKRRPDAILVFMMPYSSGILGLLLKRLTGLPLVFNLNDSITCSDMNPSHPTRLHYALANWLENRFVRQADALIYVSKRNVERIAARQPEKHRAKLRLIRRGARPLNRADMAPPRDGTFRIVYTGGMSGWYPFLDDREAPSLGKRLYHAWMKLGRYRLVSLDHRSHSPVYIGLAIRQVIERHPEWAGRIEISVYGNQYPVALVDRVLRMHEIEGFVHVYPPVPHAEVKDKVRQADLLFMALPERTDGSPGGRISAKTYEYLMTDRPILAAVPAGENQEFLIDKPGVHLVGPRDTTAMAAVIERLAGVTFDGGDLAIDRTAFQVGMTNQARAKAFADLLDQVVRA
- a CDS encoding polysaccharide biosynthesis tyrosine autokinase — its product is MAAPEKTSIDLGEIWNTILQGKWIILVTCMLISAGIVAYKYTETPLFEASSLVSIASGSSAASPTDRLSTYSVSVNSQADELSFLNNSGELSRRVAQRLIEVADALGSNAYFSVLSAPEGSPPLTLEEIALRIRVRVLFLPSEQNMITIKALSPSQVESVRLANLYAQEYQLMDKERSRARLVQARQFVQELLAKRREELAALDYRWEAMFSSSEAISGGTTGEVFLTQYATLTSDLETKELELQAEQRTREHLAKEYERVAPNLVSQVSSGIDSEIQALQERIAEEKMKAEEYYIYDPTRRGRESEVPELNELIVGIKNLEERKNALAYQLVSETLSAGTATTRGTVEPLSYATQLRAQILEKDMAINELTFNVNALSRRVNEAEKKLRTIPTMTLERQQLERERAVVEQGYKTLQQELQQAEIAEQSDIGNVSIIREAQQPLPVGNDLTQSLVLGLLLGLGFGTGMAFVRKAVDRRVARPADVRDMGFQLVGVIPEMHRDIKESHGGSELVEYNGAQLNAHLVTALQPGSSIAENYRLTRTNIDFLFEDNPPQVVLITSPEAGDGKSVTSVNLAIAMAESGRRTLLIDLDLRRPSCHKLMGRDRAPGFVDLLTHPGEFLLEEFETTIPYLHFIPAGTTSNRPSELVGSSLLKDGINSLREMFDTIIVDSPPVLAVTDAVVLSTICDATIVVVNADATDQQALTVTRQTLEAVGVTVAGVILNRFDARRAGMKGYYIYGYDSSYSYDQPVPSGTRA
- a CDS encoding sulfotransferase, which translates into the protein MSIATAIVTQADAALSRMHRKLKRYLERGRIAKKKELQLTLGKAYERAWNGFPCVFALSTGRTGTQTMASMLSLSPQVLAQHEPAPRLVRASYEAFMDEQEGWMERWQPFALAVRDDFVLEASAEGRVYVESNNRITYMAPAFAAAFPDSRFIFSHRDPYQVIRSGMQRGAYQGGNMAWNFARIHPRTDDPAYAAWDSYSNLQREAWRWARINGYARAFFDTLPEERRLDLPARAFFSNDMEIYRKLFAFVGVPCPDEGAIRAVTGKQLNAQAHFDGLDFEWTDALRAEVRPIVQPVAEALGYTV
- a CDS encoding ABC transporter ATP-binding protein produces the protein MISFISKRLSREVRILLGIFREHWYFLFLTCLFALLTAVFEGASIGMLIPFLRNIADTDVETFQTGWLWFDTWVLHVDGTQLERMYRICGIILVASWLRAIFGFLSEYYATIARVRYVEGMRARIIDQLLSVSLRYFSKTRAGEIINSLTTEISRVIQSLQAINVFIIRGALMLVYVGLMFYVSWQLSLIILVCFGGLSLSLGRFFKRIKKGGERVTSASGVFTSTLTELIGGVRTIAAYNTQDFERRRVNKAINRLAKAMIRNGYERLKVTPISQGVISTLLIVIILVATQYYVLPGKLDVALLLAFVFALVRMMPLITELNKNRGTWASLHGSLINVAELLRTDNKPYLVEGKGTIQSLKEGIVFENVSFGYDSDSEVLQDINVRIERARTTAIVGTSGAGKSTLVDLIPRFYDPTQGRVLWDGVDLRDVNSRSLREKIAVVSQSTFIFNDSIRANIAYGLGDIPDERILEVAGQANALEFIADMPAGLDTVLGDSGMRLSGGQRQRIAIARAILRDPDILILDEATSALDSVSEKLVQQSLERLMRGRTVIAIAHRLSTVENADWVVVVEKGRIVEQGPYSELLRKKGKLWEFHSIQFQQAIEA
- a CDS encoding sulfotransferase; this translates as MSATPTPFFIVGASRSGTTMLRLLLNAHSRIGVPKELAFFTQAMQKGALTASARGRLTAATQRDFLHAFLTKKHHIFTRVDVAALEASILKAHPTDLRAALDSVMAAWLTEQGKERWGEKTPKNLFYVDYIHALYPEARFIHIVRDPRAVVYSMNRFARFLNDSVLNAFNWYLSVKDGYGLLKRAVPASLVMTIRYEDLVAGVEDTARRMCEFLGESFEPAMLDFYRESETNIHPASAELGGVNTLTQPISTASVDKWRGGLATSEIALVEAVCGPLMEEMGYTLTGERLAGSAHLSLQARLAYCQVQRWRHRRMRAYQIASMPFERSRGTVKKWVGDEDE